From Hippoglossus hippoglossus isolate fHipHip1 chromosome 14, fHipHip1.pri, whole genome shotgun sequence:
GTGTGATAACTCTTAGTAGCTAGTATGAATATCACAAAACGAGTGTAAAACAGATTTAGTATGAAGACAATTTACGTTTGATTTAACTTGATCTTCTTCCATGAGCAGATGTTTTACACTTACATGCAGCGTTAGCTCCTGTTCATACACATCAGCCTGAGCACGGCGCTGTACGTTCACTAAGTGGCGATGCACGGAGGAAAGTAGGTCAGGGGGTGAAATTAGGTTACATACATACTGAACACatttagagctgaaacaatCGATTAGGCTACGGTCAGGAAAAATCTGTTGCCGGCCATTATAGCGATCGACGAGTCCTTTAGGACAGGAGGTGATAAAACGGCCAAACTAAATATCTGCCTTTCGTCCCAGTTCCGTGTTAAACCGAATCACATTTGACTTAAGAACAATAACTGTGGTTTATGGGGCAGATTCACTTCACTCCCGAGCAGCTGAGGCTCAGACTCCTCACATCCTGGGAACGTACACAGAGAACCGTCGCACGGCTTTCAAGCTTTGCCAAATGTAACAGTTGCTGCGCACGGATCTTTGTTGACTGTGTAAAATGTTCTTACAGTGAAATATTGTAGCCGGCAAACTGTGCCAAAGTTCATGGGTAAACATCCCCGAGCTGATTAAATCCTCTTTATACTTGCAGGAGTTTGTTTGAGCGGCTCCCCCGCGGTCGGACCTCCCTTTGTGTGTTGTCCTTCTCCGCTGATGCcggtttgttttgtctgtgctgcttcacaggagctgctggagaagttCATGGAGGGGAACGTAAACCTGGACGACTTCCTGGACTCCTTCCAGTGCTCCCGGAAGACGTATCATATCCGCCGGGCGCAGGCGGAGAAGATGCAGGAGGTCGCTCAGGCCAAACGCCAGCCGGGCAAAACCAAGACGGCGGAGGAGAGTAGAGTCCCCGAGGTGAAGAGGGACTCGGAGCAGCCTCAGGAGCCGCAGCGGCCCAACGGCTTTGTAGCGCAAGGACCTTTAAGAGTGTTCCAGGTACGCTACGGCCTCACGCCGGCCATCCTCCTGCCTCATTACCccgtttctcctcctgcctcgGCCCCGTGCTATCAGGGTAGTACCCCGCTGCCCGAACCCCAGCTGGGGCAGACCCACATCCTCAGCCCCAGCACGCCACACCCAGGACACGGCCAGCCGGTCGGCCTCAGGGTCATCGGACAGCTATCAGGGGGCTGGCCGGCGAACGGGCGGCCGGTGAGAGTGCAGCAGCTTTACAGGCCGAACCCTCAACAGCCCGAGCCGCCGTTCCGGTAAGCTggaggagggcggggggggaggaggaggaagatgaggaa
This genomic window contains:
- the vps37d gene encoding vacuolar protein sorting-associated protein 37D; the encoded protein is MRADRITFRRERCERGADPPPLNVHSRSARGNMSGSKENNSCPDGYRALSPAELRELLHSDGKMDQIIRLNETFQELQVDREMLLTTNRSLAEESLARRPRLNNGKLQLAEKYRELSNLATTCWEKQSQLGAHVQKHSLQTMQNLLQEEVAQAEEHSEELLEKFMEGNVNLDDFLDSFQCSRKTYHIRRAQAEKMQEVAQAKRQPGKTKTAEESRVPEVKRDSEQPQEPQRPNGFVAQGPLRVFQVRYGLTPAILLPHYPVSPPASAPCYQGSTPLPEPQLGQTHILSPSTPHPGHGQPVGLRVIGQLSGGWPANGRPVRVQQLYRPNPQQPEPPFR